A genome region from Oryzias melastigma strain HK-1 linkage group LG12, ASM292280v2, whole genome shotgun sequence includes the following:
- the capslb gene encoding calcyphosine-like b, producing MAGTSRHDREMAVRAKRQLSECSDPVEKLRLQCLIRGSSGIKGLGRTFRVMDDNQNRSLDLKEFLKGLNDYGLLMEKEEVASLFQHFDRDGSGSISFDEFLVALRPPMSKARLEVVMQAFRKMDKTGDGVITVEDLRGIYNAKYHPKYQNGELSEDQVFRTFLDSFDSPYDKDGKVTKEEFIDYYSGVSASIDSDVYFILMMRNAWKL from the exons ATGGCGGGAACCTCCAGACACGACCGCGAGATGGCGGTGAGGGCCAAACGCCAGCTGTCCGAGTGTTCAGACCCGGTGGAGAAACTCCGTCTGCAGTGTCTGATccggggctcgtccgggatcaaAGGCCTCGGCAG AACTTTCAGAGTGATGGACGATAACCAGAACCGGTCTCTGGACCTGAAGGAGTTCCTGAAGGGGCTGAACGATTACGGGCTGCTGATGGAGAAGGAGGAGGTGGCCTCGCTCTTCCAGCACTTTGACCGTGACGGCAGCGGGTCCATCAGTTTTGACGAGTTCCTCGTGGCTCTTCgg CCTCCGATGTCCAAGGCTCGGCTGGAGGTGGTCATGCAGGCCTTCAGAAAGATGGATAAGACGGGGGATGGCGTGATCACGGTGGAGGACCTGCGAGGAATCTACAACGCCAAGTATCACCCCAAGTACCAGAATGGAGAGCTGAGCGAAGACCAGGTGTTCAGGACCTTTCTGGACTCCTTTGACTCTCCGTATGACAAAGACGGGAAG GTCACCAAAGAAGAGTTCATCGACTACTACAGCGGCGTGAGCGCATCCATCGACAGTGACGTCTACTTCATCCTCATGATGAGGAACGCCTGGAAGCTCTAA